A region of Triplophysa dalaica isolate WHDGS20190420 chromosome 20, ASM1584641v1, whole genome shotgun sequence DNA encodes the following proteins:
- the igfbp6b gene encoding insulin-like growth factor-binding protein 6b — protein MEKLRPGRKIFLLSNLMPVVLLLVFHCGSRSLAGRLGPHKNCLTCKDGHYSGAGRASRDHTGTAVLTLGEPCGVYTLSCAKGLRCVPPPKDHSPLQALLQGRGFCAKQGKLIPTEKPQPTGPDHAHSSDTDKAPCRKLLNSVLRGLELTIFQSDRDIYIPNCDTRGFYRKKQCRSSKGMQRGHCWCVDELGNKVPPRISEDGTLPCDGE, from the exons ATGGAAAAGCTGAGACCCGGACGCAAGATATTTCTCCTTTCAAACTTGATGCCCGTCGTCCTGCTGCTGGTCTTCCACTGTGGATCCAGGTCCCTGGCAGGTCGTCTAGGGCCCCATAAAAACTGCCTGACCTGCAAAGATGGGCATTACTCGGGTGCGGGTCGGGCCTCCAGGGACCACACCGGCACGGCTGTCCTGACATTGGGGGAACCCTGCGGGGTGTACACCCTTAGCTGTGCCAAGGGGCTTCGCTGCGTGCCACCTCCAAAGGACCATAGCCCCCTCCAGGCTTTGCTGCAGGGCAGAGGCTTTTGTGCCAAACAGGGCAAACTGATCCCGACAGAAAAGCCACAGCCCACAG GGCCAGATCATGCACACAGTAGTGACACAGATAAG GCTCCATGTCGTAAGCTGCTCAACAGTGTTTTGAGGGGTCTGGAGCTCACCATTTTCCAGTCTGACCGTGATATCTACATCCCCAATTGTGACACTCGTGGTTTCTACAGAAAAAAGCAG TGTCGTTCGTCCAAGGGAATGCAGCGTGGCCACTGCTGGTGCGTGGATGAGCTGGGCAACAAAGTGCCGCCACGTATCAGTGAAGACGGTACTTTACCGTGTGATGGAGAGTGA